One genomic window of Ruminococcus gauvreauii includes the following:
- a CDS encoding DUF2225 domain-containing protein, which yields MNPKYRCPACGAESFEVTAHVTQDWKIDCNGTFLESLNECVEVTHYPDENDIWDCANCGFSAAGCEFRNQSEEQKGDKEYEPTKKES from the coding sequence ATGAATCCAAAATATCGCTGTCCTGCTTGCGGAGCAGAAAGCTTTGAGGTGACAGCTCATGTCACGCAGGACTGGAAGATCGACTGTAACGGAACCTTTCTGGAATCTCTAAATGAGTGCGTCGAGGTTACGCATTATCCTGATGAGAATGACATTTGGGATTGTGCCAATTGTGGCTTCAGCGCAGCGGGATGTGAGTTCCGAAATCAGTCTGAGGAGCAGAAAGGAGACAAAGAATATGAACCAACAAAAAAAGAATCTTGA
- a CDS encoding YodL domain-containing protein has translation MKITLYQIIPEPENRYLIFSDLRSIRAASGGHVPAEIYEAVFSGDLDIAVPRNAKNKMDQELAELEAVYVRFNVSHPEGFRGRSMTMSDVVEVIRSEKESRFFFCDRFGFEEIAFEKEKADFGRL, from the coding sequence ATGAAAATCACGTTGTATCAAATCATCCCGGAACCGGAAAACAGATACTTGATATTCAGCGATTTGAGAAGCATCCGGGCGGCAAGCGGCGGACATGTTCCGGCTGAGATTTACGAAGCAGTATTCAGCGGGGATCTGGACATCGCCGTGCCCCGGAATGCCAAAAACAAAATGGATCAAGAACTTGCCGAACTGGAAGCGGTATATGTACGTTTTAACGTATCGCATCCGGAAGGCTTCCGTGGACGGTCCATGACCATGTCGGATGTAGTCGAGGTCATCCGTTCCGAAAAGGAAAGCAGGTTTTTCTTCTGCGACCGGTTCGGATTTGAGGAGATTGCGTTTGAAAAGGAAAAAGCTGATTTTGGGCGCCTGTAG
- a CDS encoding N-6 DNA methylase — protein sequence MGKKKTYRGELVDEIRGLGQSQGLNHVFTTFLEISATCISAEMDPSNAEEREKRYEEMTSAMDPKTLNGYAHMLALLALAIHEHEEDPCDILGSIYHELRLNNEWNGQYFTPDNICRMMARLVNPVDERSETEAPIMINEPTCGSGTMVIGAVWAMKQKDFDFRHKSFFVAQDIDIRCVWMAYIQLSLYGIPAVVIHGDTLAMKEWSRWYTPLASVPFIKRECAVNSTEKGAATSG from the coding sequence ATGGGTAAGAAAAAAACGTACAGAGGCGAGCTGGTTGATGAAATCAGAGGTCTGGGGCAGTCACAAGGGCTGAATCATGTCTTCACTACTTTTTTGGAGATTTCAGCAACCTGTATCTCTGCAGAGATGGATCCGTCAAACGCAGAAGAACGCGAGAAGCGGTATGAGGAAATGACATCTGCTATGGATCCTAAAACCCTCAACGGCTATGCGCATATGCTCGCTCTGCTGGCTCTTGCTATTCATGAGCATGAGGAGGATCCCTGCGATATTCTTGGCAGTATCTATCATGAGCTTCGCTTAAATAACGAGTGGAACGGACAGTATTTCACTCCCGATAATATTTGCCGGATGATGGCGCGGCTTGTAAACCCAGTGGATGAGCGCTCTGAAACGGAAGCCCCTATCATGATCAACGAGCCTACTTGCGGTTCGGGTACGATGGTGATTGGTGCAGTATGGGCCATGAAGCAGAAAGATTTCGATTTTCGGCACAAGAGTTTTTTTGTTGCCCAGGATATTGACATCCGCTGTGTGTGGATGGCATATATCCAGCTCAGTCTGTATGGAATTCCGGCGGTGGTCATTCATGGCGACACCTTAGCAATGAAAGAATGGTCCCGATGGTACACTCCGTTGGCGTCTGTTCCTTTCATAAAAAGGGAATGCGCTGTCAATAGCACAGAGAAAGGGGCGGCGACAAGTGGATAG
- a CDS encoding YkgJ family cysteine cluster protein, with protein sequence MDERLKNIVDNFEAMKIGVDEPFPFHCTMCGKCCINREDILLTPRDIYNMAKELGITTKELFETYCETYIGCDSRVPIVRLKPRGSIKRCPLMKDRKCSVHKAKPAVCALFPIGRCLMFEKDSNPSEKISASQIQYIFTNPGCGDNAETHTVREWLGEFGMSLEDEFFVKWQQAIMEFGQFFREAEKTASERIMELSWTAAFVGLYLHYETDQEFLPQFEKNVREITALLQMAPIKEGGRANE encoded by the coding sequence ATGGATGAAAGATTAAAAAATATCGTAGACAATTTTGAGGCAATGAAAATCGGTGTGGATGAGCCGTTTCCATTTCATTGCACCATGTGCGGCAAATGCTGCATCAATCGGGAGGATATCCTTTTGACGCCGCGAGATATCTATAACATGGCAAAGGAGCTTGGGATAACGACTAAAGAGCTGTTTGAAACCTATTGTGAGACTTATATTGGCTGCGACTCCCGTGTGCCTATAGTCAGATTGAAGCCTCGTGGCTCCATAAAAAGATGCCCGTTGATGAAAGACAGAAAATGCTCTGTCCATAAGGCAAAACCGGCGGTATGCGCTCTGTTTCCGATAGGAAGATGCCTGATGTTTGAAAAGGATTCAAATCCTTCAGAGAAAATTTCAGCAAGCCAGATACAGTATATTTTTACCAATCCTGGGTGCGGTGATAATGCTGAAACCCATACGGTGCGGGAATGGCTTGGAGAGTTTGGAATGTCACTGGAGGATGAGTTTTTTGTCAAGTGGCAGCAGGCAATCATGGAATTCGGGCAGTTTTTCCGTGAAGCGGAAAAGACGGCCAGTGAGCGTATCATGGAGCTGTCATGGACAGCGGCTTTTGTCGGCTTATATCTGCATTATGAAACTGATCAGGAATTTCTGCCGCAGTTTGAAAAGAATGTCCGGGAAATCACTGCACTGCTGCAGATGGCGCCCATAAAGGAAGGCGGTAGAGCAAATGAATGA
- a CDS encoding RNA polymerase sigma factor, whose translation MEVIIKINGQALSVEVSVEVYEFLDRADHKEENLSHEQRRHWDIREFDEYIVAAEDRTNQETPEQYVCRRETLDELLSMLESCTATQRRRFLLYALDGLSYEQIARLDGCSKYTVRDSVEAARKKFQDFFKNRPHETRFSG comes from the coding sequence ATGGAAGTCATCATCAAAATAAACGGACAAGCCCTGTCCGTGGAAGTCAGCGTTGAGGTCTATGAGTTCCTTGACCGGGCCGACCACAAGGAGGAAAACCTATCCCATGAGCAGCGGCGGCATTGGGACATAAGGGAGTTTGACGAGTACATAGTCGCCGCCGAGGACCGCACCAACCAAGAAACGCCAGAGCAATACGTTTGCCGGAGGGAAACGCTGGACGAACTGCTTTCCATGTTGGAGAGCTGCACCGCCACACAGCGCCGCCGGTTCCTGCTCTACGCGCTGGACGGATTGAGCTATGAGCAGATCGCCCGGCTGGACGGCTGCTCCAAGTACACCGTGAGGGATTCCGTGGAGGCGGCCAGAAAAAAGTTTCAAGATTTTTTCAAAAACAGACCCCACGAAACACGATTTTCAGGCTAA
- a CDS encoding DUF4262 domain-containing protein yields MNQKIDWLIHLVANGACDECGEVETDFLPYMCNAHTHGLERYGHLDFQMVLFLPTEEIGRILNTLGLRVQSGERFRSGDMVSGIYEDCDVRLDEYDETGRKVLRVIIPDANNIFPGEGDCMLPYCLQLLKTDELCVERGIPS; encoded by the coding sequence ATGAATCAGAAAATTGACTGGCTCATCCATCTGGTGGCCAACGGCGCCTGTGATGAATGTGGTGAGGTAGAAACAGACTTTTTGCCCTATATGTGCAATGCTCACACCCACGGGCTGGAACGCTATGGGCACTTGGATTTCCAAATGGTACTTTTTTTGCCGACGGAGGAGATTGGACGAATCCTCAATACTTTGGGGCTAAGAGTTCAGTCTGGAGAACGCTTCCGGTCTGGAGATATGGTTTCCGGAATTTATGAAGACTGCGATGTGCGCTTGGATGAGTATGATGAAACCGGGCGCAAGGTCTTGCGGGTCATCATACCGGATGCGAACAATATCTTCCCAGGGGAAGGAGATTGTATGCTCCCATACTGTCTGCAGCTCTTGAAGACAGATGAGCTCTGCGTAGAAAGGGGGATACCATCATGA
- a CDS encoding YkgJ family cysteine cluster protein, whose protein sequence is MKEFMTKMVPVNLSDRFPFKCRMCGACCRHVRESVPLESLDAFRLAKHLRDKGENVSCVEDVLAAYAEPVLLSENGYTVFMLKTVGADEACIFLKDNRCTIHSVHPRACRTYPIAVGPYELGGYEQYLSMEQPHHYSGPQMSVKKWIQKRCSKQDFEFLNTDIGSAQEIEKLLKKIPEHNRTRAVMMFLFYKYSDYDLDKSFLPQFKSNNDKLLEVLRKMADDKDN, encoded by the coding sequence ATGAAAGAATTCATGACAAAAATGGTTCCTGTCAATCTGTCAGACCGATTTCCATTCAAATGCAGGATGTGCGGCGCTTGCTGCCGGCATGTCAGGGAAAGTGTGCCGCTGGAGAGTCTGGATGCTTTTCGGCTTGCCAAACATCTGAGGGACAAAGGTGAAAATGTGAGCTGTGTGGAAGATGTGCTTGCTGCCTACGCAGAGCCTGTCTTACTTAGTGAAAACGGGTATACGGTATTTATGCTGAAAACGGTTGGAGCGGATGAAGCGTGCATTTTTCTGAAAGATAATCGGTGTACGATTCATTCTGTTCATCCGCGGGCGTGCCGTACATATCCCATTGCTGTCGGACCATATGAACTTGGCGGGTATGAACAGTATCTCAGTATGGAGCAGCCACATCACTATTCGGGTCCACAGATGTCTGTGAAAAAATGGATTCAAAAACGCTGTAGTAAACAGGATTTTGAATTTTTGAACACGGATATTGGTTCAGCACAGGAGATAGAAAAATTATTGAAGAAGATTCCTGAGCATAACCGGACAAGGGCCGTGATGATGTTCCTTTTCTACAAGTACTCGGATTACGATCTGGATAAGTCTTTCCTTCCACAGTTTAAAAGCAATAACGATAAGCTGCTGGAGGTTCTGCGCAAAATGGCGGATGACAAAGATAACTAA
- the ligA gene encoding NAD-dependent DNA ligase LigA: MGAKYKTNHERMLELIEQLTKADIAYYRDDNPIMTDRDYDILMDELKDIESRIGLVLSGSPTQKVSGEILESLAEVRHSKPMLSADKTKSVEDLVKFAAKQPVLISWKMDGLTLVLRYENGQLVQAITRGREGTIGEDVTHTVRTFLNVPLTIPTKDSFEVRGEGVISWANFEKINSGLEEPYTHPRNLASGSTRKLDAGEAKKRLLEFWAFELVSDYLESESKLAQQQFLAHNGFSVVPYIYLDAVHDETMVRDAISAMDPKKFPYPVDGIIMEYDDVAYGKGLGATGHHENRLIALKWEDELYETTFIGLDVAVTRTGMVSLTGIFEPVSIDGTQVSRAYLHNYENYLDLALGRGDKIRVYKANMIIPQIAENLNKTGTCCVPLNCPCCGKMLSFRKSSGGIRQLFCENPHCSAKLVRKFVHFCEKTRMNIEGLSEKTLEQFVSHGWIRTFADLYALDQHRDEIVQTEGFGEKSFERLQASIEKSRHCTLAKFIAGLGIPMVGRHAGRDLDRHFHGSWEAFEQAIQDGFDFTQLPDFGETMHNNIYTWYADTEEEKLWRPLLEKIEFEKENFDMNTNTANPFYGKTVVATGKLENYTRDGIQMKLMQLGAKPASSVTKKTDYLIVGEKAGSKLTKAQQLGIRTLTEEEFEAMLA, from the coding sequence ATGGGTGCGAAATATAAAACAAACCATGAGCGTATGCTTGAGCTGATCGAGCAACTCACAAAGGCAGATATTGCCTATTATCGGGATGATAATCCCATTATGACAGACCGGGATTACGATATCCTGATGGACGAATTGAAAGACATTGAGAGCCGAATCGGGTTGGTTCTTTCCGGTTCCCCGACTCAAAAGGTGTCTGGAGAAATATTGGAAAGCCTGGCCGAGGTACGCCACAGTAAACCTATGCTTTCAGCGGATAAAACAAAATCTGTTGAGGATCTGGTGAAGTTTGCTGCCAAGCAGCCGGTGCTGATAAGCTGGAAAATGGACGGTCTGACGCTGGTACTCCGTTATGAGAACGGCCAGCTGGTTCAGGCGATCACCCGCGGGCGTGAAGGGACCATTGGTGAGGATGTGACACATACTGTGCGCACTTTTCTTAATGTGCCGCTTACCATTCCTACGAAAGATTCGTTTGAAGTCCGAGGTGAGGGCGTCATCTCATGGGCAAACTTTGAGAAAATCAATTCCGGTCTGGAGGAGCCCTATACCCATCCCAGGAACCTGGCATCCGGCAGCACGCGTAAGCTCGACGCCGGCGAAGCCAAAAAGCGATTGCTTGAGTTTTGGGCGTTTGAGCTTGTGAGCGATTATCTGGAGTCGGAGAGTAAGCTTGCCCAGCAGCAGTTTTTGGCACATAACGGTTTTTCTGTTGTGCCCTACATCTATCTGGATGCGGTTCACGATGAAACAATGGTGCGTGATGCAATTTCTGCTATGGATCCGAAGAAGTTCCCTTACCCGGTAGACGGAATTATCATGGAATATGATGATGTTGCCTACGGAAAAGGTCTGGGAGCCACAGGGCATCATGAAAACCGTTTGATTGCATTGAAGTGGGAAGATGAACTGTATGAAACCACATTCATTGGCTTGGATGTGGCAGTCACTCGCACTGGAATGGTCAGTCTGACAGGCATCTTTGAGCCGGTGTCTATTGACGGCACTCAAGTAAGCCGGGCGTATCTGCATAACTATGAGAATTATCTGGACCTTGCATTGGGGCGTGGTGATAAAATCCGCGTGTATAAGGCGAACATGATCATTCCGCAGATTGCAGAGAACCTCAATAAGACCGGAACCTGCTGTGTTCCGCTCAATTGTCCCTGCTGTGGCAAGATGCTGAGTTTCCGGAAAAGCAGCGGCGGTATTCGCCAGCTGTTCTGTGAAAATCCGCATTGTTCTGCCAAACTGGTGCGAAAATTTGTCCACTTTTGTGAGAAAACGAGGATGAATATCGAGGGACTGTCGGAAAAAACTCTGGAGCAGTTTGTAAGTCATGGCTGGATTCGGACGTTTGCAGATCTTTATGCGCTGGATCAACACCGTGATGAGATCGTGCAGACGGAAGGCTTCGGGGAGAAATCCTTTGAGCGCCTGCAGGCGTCCATCGAAAAGAGCCGCCACTGCACGCTGGCGAAGTTCATTGCCGGTCTGGGGATCCCCATGGTCGGCAGACATGCCGGGCGTGACCTGGACAGGCATTTCCACGGCTCGTGGGAAGCGTTTGAACAGGCGATTCAGGACGGCTTCGACTTTACGCAGCTACCGGATTTCGGCGAGACGATGCACAACAACATTTATACATGGTATGCGGATACAGAGGAAGAAAAACTCTGGCGCCCGCTGCTTGAAAAAATTGAATTTGAAAAGGAGAATTTTGATATGAATACAAATACAGCAAATCCCTTCTACGGCAAGACCGTAGTGGCAACCGGCAAACTGGAGAATTACACCCGTGACGGCATCCAGATGAAGCTGATGCAGCTGGGGGCAAAACCGGCAAGTTCGGTAACGAAAAAGACCGATTATCTGATTGTTGGTGAAAAGGCCGGCAGTAAGCTTACGAAAGCGCAGCAGCTCGGTATCAGAACACTGACGGAGGAAGAATTTGAAGCAATGCTGGCGTAA
- a CDS encoding helix-turn-helix transcriptional regulator yields MKSSITSILVGVIFIGVFVTLFVLIVRAFLKYLKSSNVRKEKAAVSQSLGETLKAYRTHCQMTQEFVAETIGVSRQAVSKWENGTSDPSTSNLFALAKLYGISVEELIKDVK; encoded by the coding sequence ATGAAATCTTCTATAACGTCTATTTTGGTTGGTGTAATCTTTATCGGCGTGTTTGTTACTTTGTTTGTTCTCATTGTTCGTGCTTTCCTGAAATATCTAAAATCGAGTAATGTTCGTAAAGAGAAAGCTGCCGTGAGTCAATCTCTCGGAGAAACATTAAAAGCGTACCGAACCCATTGTCAAATGACACAAGAGTTTGTGGCAGAAACAATAGGGGTCAGCAGACAAGCAGTATCAAAATGGGAAAATGGAACATCAGACCCAAGTACTTCAAACTTGTTTGCATTAGCAAAGCTATATGGTATATCGGTAGAAGAATTAATAAAAGATGTAAAATAA